A single Ignavibacteriales bacterium DNA region contains:
- a CDS encoding glucosyl transferase — MSAKTPLHKLQLWAALSLFALSAYSCSEPASPFGQTAITVEALDASCTEVWLELKFSNLTQPADVAIQKDGKDYHRILSLNRDTLLVFEDLVPSTNYSYRAIIRHEGKDDKISNTVQVRTMDTTSHNFTWQTFTFGEVGSSSLYDVAIIDENNIWAVGEIYMKDSLGNPDPNAYNAVHWDGTNWELKKIYTGSSCNPVDYSPLKAIFAFSDSNIAITSGGSIGWFNGKINRADCGIRPLLSGAINKMWGTSSSDLYVVGNGGNIAHYNGTSWQKIESGITNDITDIWGISDGNDGFTKYFAAENYLIKLDNFNNLTSHSIEESGYIRSIWAKQDFRIYAAGDGMTIFNGYFWNRADNPELRFVYRIKGEDNNSIAGLSANRQVYYFNGISWVGVASEARNSFLKLDIRNHLIASVGRQGDKAMITIFK, encoded by the coding sequence TTGTCCGCTAAAACACCACTTCACAAACTTCAACTTTGGGCAGCACTCTCGCTTTTTGCCCTCTCCGCCTATTCATGCTCAGAACCAGCCAGCCCCTTCGGGCAGACGGCAATTACCGTTGAAGCACTTGATGCCTCCTGCACCGAGGTATGGCTTGAGCTTAAGTTCAGCAATCTTACTCAGCCAGCGGATGTGGCAATCCAGAAAGATGGCAAAGATTACCACCGGATACTCTCACTCAACCGTGACACCCTCTTGGTATTTGAAGACCTTGTACCCTCCACCAATTACTCATACCGTGCAATAATCCGCCACGAGGGGAAGGATGATAAAATAAGCAATACTGTGCAGGTCAGAACAATGGATACCACCTCCCACAATTTTACCTGGCAGACCTTTACTTTCGGAGAAGTCGGGAGCAGTTCCCTTTACGATGTTGCTATAATAGATGAAAATAATATTTGGGCAGTTGGTGAAATTTACATGAAAGACTCACTGGGGAATCCTGACCCGAATGCGTATAATGCTGTTCATTGGGATGGGACAAATTGGGAATTGAAAAAAATTTATACGGGAAGTAGCTGTAATCCAGTTGATTATTCTCCATTAAAAGCAATCTTCGCATTTTCTGATAGTAACATAGCAATAACAAGCGGAGGGAGTATTGGTTGGTTTAATGGGAAAATTAATAGAGCCGATTGTGGTATTAGACCATTATTATCCGGAGCAATCAACAAAATGTGGGGCACATCAAGCAGTGATTTATATGTGGTTGGCAACGGCGGTAATATAGCCCATTACAACGGTACAAGTTGGCAGAAAATTGAGAGTGGTATAACAAATGATATTACTGATATTTGGGGAATCAGCGATGGTAATGATGGTTTTACTAAATACTTCGCTGCTGAGAATTATCTTATTAAATTGGACAACTTTAACAATTTGACATCTCATAGCATAGAGGAGAGCGGTTATATCCGTTCGATTTGGGCAAAGCAGGATTTCCGTATCTATGCAGCGGGTGATGGTATGACAATATTTAATGGTTATTTCTGGAATCGTGCAGATAACCCTGAATTACGTTTTGTTTATAGAATAAAAGGAGAAGATAATAATTCGATTGCCGGCTTAAGTGCTAATCGTCAAGTCTATTATTTTAACGGAATTAGCTGGGTTGGAGTTGCGTCTGAAGCAAGAAATTCGTTTCTGAAGTTAGATATAAGAAATCACTTGATAGCCAGTGTTGGTAGGCAAGGTGATAAAGCAATGATTACGATCTTTAAATAA
- a CDS encoding T9SS type A sorting domain-containing protein — protein sequence MGKLFIEEKMPNGAWTLMNNGKPIIQEQVFSSSLDFLNNGANEDDKLLLAYTAQNSGYPVLGTLLLNGYTDAVILNDFAIWQSDNMHTPSELQPIVAVNGSTKFMIVFRRVDSDKKGLFFFPGTINGNAVTYADSSGYPWYIHGTNQYSVNPTISVSKSASNTPVYWIAWQQNSPSGSSSDIYYKQITVHSNGSFTQYGGMMSGGSGYPWNRYPTITSIGNSARVAWQGYVGFIEDGMNKTGADEMEESRIIFKSTDWWQYWQFGYNVHKPNINRHDAENGYIFGWSQNGGQGIYFANNTTLSTISTVTGLQGYDVQISNGTDKSTMVANSYKTTQQPYFFTSSNGLSSFMKEQNLRIGSGREGIIRKGDVIFKYLVGDISRNGQEISFKEIPDTINLNSLGIINSYLETEPFTVNSNTELLYSVGFMVSDSVLGAEELNGGDEINFTLTINDATSGQQIALLDEVTYTKNALGNYGNIAFRATMEGMPETPVKLKLTVQSNFEHISSLARRINIGDVVEKSSTKTIAVASPLIVTEYSLSQNYPNPFNPVTEIEFALPEQSDVTLKVYDILGKEIATLASGNYSAGRYTVPFDGTSHASGVYIYKLSYGKGQSITRKMTLLK from the coding sequence ATGGGTAAACTTTTCATTGAAGAAAAGATGCCAAACGGTGCGTGGACCCTTATGAACAATGGAAAACCGATTATTCAGGAACAGGTGTTTTCTTCTTCATTGGATTTTCTTAATAACGGAGCCAACGAAGATGATAAACTGCTGCTTGCCTACACAGCTCAGAACTCAGGATACCCTGTTCTTGGCACACTACTGCTCAATGGTTACACAGATGCAGTTATTCTGAATGATTTTGCTATCTGGCAGAGTGACAATATGCACACACCTTCTGAGTTACAACCAATTGTAGCAGTTAACGGAAGCACAAAGTTTATGATAGTCTTCAGAAGAGTGGACTCTGATAAAAAAGGTCTCTTCTTCTTCCCAGGCACCATAAATGGAAATGCTGTTACCTATGCTGACAGTTCGGGCTATCCTTGGTATATACACGGAACCAATCAGTATTCCGTGAATCCCACAATTAGTGTTTCCAAATCAGCTTCTAATACACCAGTTTACTGGATCGCCTGGCAGCAAAACTCCCCGTCCGGCAGTTCCTCTGATATATATTATAAGCAGATTACCGTTCACTCAAATGGCTCATTCACTCAGTATGGAGGTATGATGTCAGGAGGAAGCGGCTACCCCTGGAACCGTTACCCCACCATCACCTCAATTGGCAACTCCGCCCGTGTTGCCTGGCAGGGTTATGTCGGCTTTATTGAGGATGGTATGAATAAAACCGGGGCTGATGAGATGGAAGAGTCCAGAATAATATTCAAAAGTACAGACTGGTGGCAGTACTGGCAGTTTGGTTATAATGTTCACAAACCAAATATCAACCGTCACGATGCAGAGAACGGCTACATTTTTGGCTGGAGCCAGAATGGTGGTCAAGGCATTTATTTTGCAAATAACACAACCCTGAGCACTATTTCAACTGTGACAGGCCTTCAAGGGTATGATGTTCAGATTTCAAACGGCACAGACAAGAGCACAATGGTTGCAAACAGCTATAAAACCACACAGCAGCCATATTTCTTTACTTCCTCAAACGGGCTTTCATCATTTATGAAGGAACAGAATCTAAGAATCGGTTCAGGCAGAGAGGGAATTATCAGAAAGGGAGATGTTATCTTCAAATATCTGGTTGGTGATATCAGCCGTAACGGGCAGGAGATTTCATTTAAGGAGATACCAGACACCATTAATCTAAATTCCCTTGGCATAATTAATTCATATCTTGAAACAGAGCCGTTTACAGTCAATAGCAATACAGAGTTGTTATACTCAGTCGGCTTTATGGTCTCCGATTCTGTGCTTGGGGCTGAAGAACTGAATGGAGGTGACGAAATAAATTTCACCCTCACGATAAATGATGCAACAAGCGGTCAGCAGATTGCACTTCTGGATGAGGTTACCTATACCAAAAACGCACTGGGCAATTATGGAAATATTGCCTTCCGGGCAACTATGGAAGGAATGCCTGAGACACCGGTTAAGCTAAAACTGACAGTCCAGAGTAATTTTGAACACATCAGTTCACTTGCAAGAAGAATTAACATTGGAGATGTGGTCGAGAAGAGCAGCACAAAAACCATAGCAGTTGCCAGCCCATTGATAGTAACCGAATATTCGCTTTCACAAAACTACCCAAACCCCTTCAATCCGGTGACTGAGATAGAATTCGCGCTCCCTGAGCAGAGTGATGTCACCCTAAAAGTCTATGACATACTCGGTAAAGAGATTGCAACACTTGCCTCAGGCAATTATTCAGCCGGCAGATATACAGTTCCCTTTGACGGCACCAGCCACGCAAGCGGAGTATATATCTATAAACTCAGTTACGGTAAGGGGCAGAGTATTACCAGAAAGATGACCCTCTTGAAATAA
- a CDS encoding BMC domain-containing protein: MNSLGLIEMTSIAAGMQAADIMLKTSNVEMVLSRTICSGKYMTLIGGEVAAVQTAVDAAVETINFGVIDHFVIPNVHPDIFPAIAGHTGVQLLESLGIIESFSVASLIEAADAAVKAASVKLIEVRLAMALGGKAFVTMTGEVAAVTAAVEAGAALVSEKGLLVNKVIIAQPRQELLNEMI, encoded by the coding sequence ATGAACTCACTCGGACTTATTGAAATGACCAGCATCGCCGCCGGAATGCAGGCAGCGGATATTATGCTCAAAACCTCCAATGTTGAAATGGTACTTTCCCGCACTATCTGCTCCGGAAAATATATGACCCTGATAGGCGGAGAAGTGGCAGCAGTGCAAACCGCGGTGGATGCAGCGGTTGAAACCATTAACTTTGGGGTTATTGACCATTTCGTAATTCCCAATGTTCACCCGGATATATTCCCTGCAATTGCCGGACATACCGGAGTGCAACTGCTTGAGTCGCTTGGCATTATTGAATCTTTCTCCGTTGCTTCACTCATTGAAGCGGCAGACGCTGCAGTAAAAGCTGCATCGGTTAAACTGATTGAAGTGCGTCTGGCAATGGCGCTCGGAGGGAAAGCATTTGTAACCATGACAGGTGAAGTAGCAGCCGTAACAGCCGCAGTTGAAGCAGGCGCGGCATTGGTTTCTGAAAAGGGATTGCTTGTTAATAAAGTCATCATAGCACAGCCCCGGCAGGAACTTTTAAACGAGATGATATGA
- a CDS encoding SLBB domain-containing protein: protein MSLAQQIQEAGVVGAGGAGFPTHIKAQSQVEFVLANGAECEPLIHKDYELMKAHPREIVEGMKLMIESTGAKKGFFGLKSKNVKAIEAIEPYLKDTNIEFTFLGDFYPAGDEYELVYAATKRLIPPAGIPLQVGCVVNNVESFYNIWLAHQGQGVTDKFVCVAGAVKKPSTFWTPVGTTFRELIEFAGGTTVSDFAIYNGGVMMGQLTMDLDEVVTKTSSGIIVLPMNHYIIQRKNQPEKNWHRIGKSACDQCSYCTEFCPRYLLGYNVQPHLVMRSLGFSKTGSDVWNQMAELCCACGLCTLYACPEDLFPKEACDKSKKEMRSAGMKYIQEKPVKVHPMKEGRRVPLKQLVKKLRLEQYDGHTPFTDKSPAPVKVKIPLKQHVGEIAVPLVSEGETVSRGAKIAHISGGKLGSEIHASISGRITEVTQNYISIKA, encoded by the coding sequence ATGTCATTAGCACAACAGATACAGGAAGCCGGAGTGGTAGGGGCCGGCGGAGCAGGATTCCCCACTCACATCAAAGCACAGTCGCAGGTTGAATTTGTCCTGGCAAACGGCGCCGAATGTGAGCCGTTAATTCATAAAGATTACGAATTGATGAAAGCCCATCCCCGCGAAATTGTTGAGGGGATGAAACTGATGATTGAGAGCACCGGAGCAAAAAAAGGATTCTTCGGTCTTAAATCCAAAAATGTAAAAGCCATTGAAGCAATTGAACCGTATCTGAAGGATACCAATATTGAATTTACCTTTCTGGGTGATTTTTATCCCGCCGGTGATGAATATGAGCTTGTTTACGCTGCCACCAAACGGCTGATACCCCCCGCCGGAATTCCCCTTCAGGTTGGTTGCGTGGTGAATAATGTTGAATCGTTTTATAATATATGGCTTGCGCATCAGGGGCAAGGGGTGACAGATAAATTTGTCTGTGTAGCCGGCGCGGTGAAGAAACCCTCCACATTCTGGACTCCGGTCGGCACAACTTTCCGCGAACTGATTGAGTTTGCAGGAGGAACCACCGTCTCTGACTTTGCTATATATAACGGAGGCGTGATGATGGGGCAGCTTACCATGGATCTTGATGAAGTAGTAACAAAAACTTCTTCGGGTATTATTGTCCTGCCAATGAATCACTACATCATTCAGCGGAAAAATCAGCCGGAGAAAAACTGGCACCGCATCGGTAAATCTGCCTGCGACCAATGCAGCTATTGCACGGAATTTTGCCCGCGTTACCTGCTTGGATATAACGTGCAGCCGCATCTGGTAATGCGCTCACTCGGCTTTTCAAAAACCGGCTCAGACGTGTGGAATCAGATGGCTGAGCTTTGCTGTGCCTGCGGACTCTGCACACTCTACGCCTGTCCGGAAGATCTGTTCCCCAAAGAAGCATGTGACAAAAGTAAAAAAGAAATGCGTTCTGCCGGAATGAAGTATATACAGGAAAAACCTGTTAAAGTTCACCCGATGAAAGAGGGACGCAGAGTTCCCCTAAAGCAGCTTGTTAAAAAACTGCGGCTTGAGCAGTATGACGGGCACACCCCCTTTACTGATAAATCACCTGCTCCGGTAAAAGTTAAAATTCCCTTAAAACAGCATGTAGGTGAAATAGCAGTGCCGCTTGTTTCAGAAGGAGAAACCGTTTCGCGCGGAGCAAAAATTGCACACATCTCAGGAGGCAAACTCGGCAGTGAAATTCACGCTTCAATTAGCGGCAGGATTACTGAGGTGACACAGAATTATATATCCATAAAAGCTTAA
- a CDS encoding site-specific DNA-methyltransferase produces MSDIEKKRSKLNKTISLTDDERAYLKRELISEEQITEGFSPSGKIICGDASRVSAKLPPQCAGLLILDPPYNLRKDFHGVSFKKSTISSYTEYLDSWLPSLIPLLKPGATIYICSDYHSSTSVHLLAEKYFTVRNRITWQREKGRGAKTNWKNSSEDIWFCTLGNDYQFHVDRVKEKRVVIAPYKLDGKPKDWEETPDGNFRLTHPSNFWNDISVPYWSMPENTDHPTQKPEKLLAKLILASSNPGDLVLDPFCGSGTTPVTAKKLGRNFCAYDSSEEYCLLTLKRLKMADSDSSIQGYQDGVFWERNSLKFRKGNSAIKGKTGNTLFDDEQD; encoded by the coding sequence TTGAGCGATATTGAAAAAAAGCGTTCGAAATTGAACAAAACAATCAGTCTCACCGATGACGAGAGAGCATACCTGAAGCGGGAGCTGATTTCTGAAGAACAGATTACCGAAGGATTTTCTCCCTCGGGCAAGATTATCTGCGGTGATGCATCACGGGTTTCAGCCAAATTGCCTCCTCAGTGTGCCGGCCTGCTGATACTTGATCCCCCTTATAATTTACGGAAGGATTTTCACGGGGTCAGCTTCAAAAAGAGCACGATATCTTCCTATACGGAATATCTGGACTCCTGGCTCCCCTCACTGATACCGCTGCTTAAGCCTGGCGCCACTATATATATATGCTCTGATTATCATTCCTCCACTTCAGTTCATCTGCTGGCCGAAAAGTATTTTACCGTGAGAAACCGGATCACCTGGCAGCGCGAAAAGGGGAGAGGCGCCAAAACCAACTGGAAGAATAGTTCGGAGGATATCTGGTTTTGCACTCTGGGAAATGATTATCAGTTTCATGTTGACCGTGTAAAGGAAAAAAGGGTTGTAATTGCGCCCTACAAGCTGGATGGAAAACCAAAGGACTGGGAAGAAACTCCGGATGGAAATTTCCGGCTTACACATCCCTCCAACTTCTGGAATGATATCAGTGTGCCTTACTGGTCTATGCCCGAGAATACTGATCACCCTACTCAAAAACCGGAAAAACTGCTGGCAAAACTGATTCTTGCCTCGAGCAATCCCGGTGATCTGGTACTCGACCCCTTTTGCGGCTCCGGAACTACACCGGTTACCGCGAAAAAACTGGGGAGGAATTTCTGCGCTTATGACAGCAGCGAAGAATACTGTCTTCTCACCCTTAAGAGACTGAAGATGGCTGATTCTGATTCCTCAATTCAGGGATACCAGGACGGGGTATTCTGGGAAAGAAATAGTCTGAAATTCAGAAAGGGAAATTCTGCAATAAAGGGTAAAACTGGTAATACGCTTTTTGATGATGAACAGGATTAA
- a CDS encoding Bax inhibitor-1/YccA family protein — protein sequence MASNPMLNRAFNETAVRGEGLMTFNGFLNKTFFLLLLVIVPGGLVWNQFYLTGNLSNISGWMIGGAIAGLILAIVTAFFKRIAFITAPLYAIAQGLFLGGISAFFELMYPGIVMQAVMLTGTILLMMLFLYRTGIIKPTAKFMMGVAAATGAVGLVYLASFVLGFFSINIPYIHGNGWIGIGFSAVVIVIAALNLIVDFALVEEGVRNGAPKYIEWYAAFALMVTLIWLYLEILRLMSKLRSR from the coding sequence ATGGCTTCAAATCCGATGCTAAACCGTGCTTTTAATGAGACAGCAGTCCGCGGAGAAGGTCTGATGACTTTTAACGGATTTCTGAATAAAACATTTTTTCTACTCCTGTTGGTAATTGTGCCCGGAGGGCTGGTATGGAATCAGTTTTATCTTACCGGCAATCTGAGCAATATCTCCGGATGGATGATAGGCGGGGCAATTGCGGGGCTTATCCTGGCGATCGTTACTGCTTTTTTTAAGAGGATTGCATTTATTACTGCCCCTCTTTATGCAATAGCGCAGGGGCTGTTTCTCGGAGGCATTTCAGCATTCTTTGAACTCATGTATCCCGGAATCGTAATGCAGGCGGTCATGCTCACCGGCACTATTCTGCTGATGATGCTTTTCCTCTACCGGACCGGCATTATTAAACCAACCGCAAAATTTATGATGGGTGTGGCAGCCGCAACCGGCGCAGTCGGGCTGGTATATCTGGCTTCTTTTGTTCTCGGATTTTTCAGTATCAACATTCCCTATATTCACGGCAACGGATGGATTGGCATTGGTTTCAGCGCTGTGGTTATTGTGATTGCGGCCCTTAATCTGATCGTTGATTTCGCTCTTGTTGAAGAAGGGGTAAGAAACGGAGCCCCGAAATATATTGAGTGGTATGCTGCATTCGCGCTGATGGTCACACTCATCTGGCTTTATCTTGAGATACTCCGCCTGATGAGCAAACTCCGCAGCCGCTAA
- a CDS encoding ParM/StbA family protein, with protein MKSVLFPSVIENHDNALQSAINNLVDGIKIHQNGSQYIVGNLALEEGVSPHKIVNANPQDTDYQVLAGSGLLLLSQYMKAPVTLTVGFPYATYKANQDAAVQYFKGKHDIMFDTFSFGKTRTNKVAVEVDRVEVIPEILGCSLAIRNERKGSPEFFVVSIGYGTFEACLTNKNGITERTLISGPGIRYAINQAMRELKKQYYLDLRTEHQFDKNFQMGKIIINRRPHDITEIRAKAIQSYYDEIISPSLRNVWKDDDFMHTNLLFLTGGGSLYPELLECFRKEFDGILETSLVDDPTTSASRGYAIWSNRINDDKSAAAGMDIGNAQTVVTFFENKSENEEF; from the coding sequence ATGAAGTCCGTCTTGTTTCCAAGTGTGATTGAAAATCACGATAACGCATTGCAGAGTGCAATTAATAATCTTGTTGACGGCATCAAGATTCATCAGAATGGCAGTCAGTATATTGTCGGCAATCTTGCACTTGAGGAGGGTGTTTCCCCCCATAAAATCGTAAATGCAAATCCGCAGGATACTGATTATCAGGTACTTGCTGGTTCAGGCCTTCTTCTCCTTTCTCAGTATATGAAAGCTCCCGTAACACTCACCGTTGGATTCCCCTATGCTACCTATAAAGCAAATCAGGATGCAGCGGTTCAGTATTTCAAAGGGAAGCATGACATAATGTTTGATACCTTCTCTTTTGGTAAAACCAGAACCAACAAAGTTGCTGTAGAAGTTGACCGGGTAGAAGTAATACCTGAGATTCTGGGATGCAGCCTGGCCATCAGAAACGAAAGAAAGGGCTCTCCTGAGTTCTTTGTTGTTTCCATCGGTTACGGAACATTTGAAGCGTGCCTTACCAATAAGAATGGTATCACCGAAAGAACGCTTATCAGCGGCCCCGGTATCCGCTACGCAATCAATCAGGCTATGCGCGAACTCAAAAAACAGTATTATCTTGATCTTCGCACCGAGCATCAGTTTGATAAAAATTTCCAGATGGGCAAAATCATCATCAACAGAAGGCCGCATGATATTACTGAAATCAGAGCCAAGGCCATTCAGAGTTATTATGATGAGATAATCTCTCCTTCACTCAGAAACGTCTGGAAGGATGACGATTTTATGCACACCAATCTTCTGTTCCTGACAGGCGGCGGTTCGCTATATCCCGAACTTCTTGAGTGTTTCAGGAAGGAGTTTGACGGAATTCTTGAAACCAGTCTGGTTGATGACCCGACCACAAGCGCCAGCCGCGGTTATGCTATCTGGTCAAACAGAATTAATGATGATAAATCTGCCGCAGCCGGGATGGACATCGGCAACGCGCAGACAGTTGTAACATTCTTCGAAAACAAATCAGAAAACGAAGAGTTTTAG
- a CDS encoding polymer-forming cytoskeletal protein, translating to MSLFSIFKDNSAAPSSGSITHIAAGTVLSGDLNSESPVYFFGTITGSIISGGDVYIGEEAEVFGNVKSPNVYMAGKVLGNLHCARTIYLKSTAAVLGNLTCAEVTIEKGALVAGYLTVESEKLNELRAKSIRYLAEKKVASLISEIPETVVSDAEVISSEEIPENLATDAHRETRIPDNGHKPNRRVRLSKVTKEESAREKQNPSAEDSYDYPKNIW from the coding sequence ATGAGCTTATTTAGTATTTTTAAAGACAATAGCGCCGCACCATCTTCAGGCAGTATCACACATATTGCCGCGGGTACGGTATTGTCAGGTGACCTTAACAGCGAATCGCCAGTCTATTTCTTCGGAACCATTACCGGTAGTATTATCTCAGGAGGTGATGTATATATTGGGGAGGAAGCAGAAGTTTTTGGCAATGTTAAATCCCCGAATGTATATATGGCAGGGAAGGTGCTGGGAAATTTACACTGCGCCCGTACGATTTATCTGAAAAGTACAGCAGCGGTTCTGGGAAATCTCACCTGCGCGGAAGTTACCATTGAAAAAGGCGCTTTAGTAGCAGGATATCTGACCGTTGAATCAGAAAAACTGAATGAACTGAGGGCTAAATCAATCCGCTATCTTGCGGAGAAAAAAGTTGCATCTCTTATCAGTGAAATACCTGAAACCGTAGTATCAGACGCAGAAGTAATTTCTTCGGAAGAGATTCCGGAAAACCTTGCCACTGATGCACACCGCGAAACACGTATTCCGGATAACGGACATAAGCCGAATCGCAGAGTAAGATTATCCAAAGTCACAAAGGAAGAATCAGCCAGAGAAAAACAGAATCCCTCGGCAGAGGATTCTTATGATTACCCGAAGAATATCTGGTAA
- a CDS encoding MBL fold metallo-hydrolase produces MIQFKALGGAMEIGANSYYINFFGTGIILDCGQHPRKEGYDSLPDFSLIENDPVDYVIITHAHQDHLNSLPFLVKLHPYIQVIATPATRDIAELTLHNALNIMREELDPIEAKKLFSHDEIEMLTGSIIVLPYDKPLEIAGHKHKLNEEITLTFRDAGHILGSAMVFLECAGRSICYTGDINPFDQAVIKGASWKGFRADLLIMESTYGLTPDTDYKPWQKEKERLGAELNKVFNKGGSVLMPVFSLGKLQELLTTIWQLMHKRKVPFTDIYINGIGMKINRLYDRHRYLVNMVDPNFQVTATGYRNITTLDKKEDLFKEPCIVMASSGMMNEGTLSYTLAPLFLQQKDSAIFTAGYMDPESPGHAVANAKKGDHIYYPGHTKALPVKCSIRRFRFSAHSSAEGLIKIAAGINPERIILVHGDEGAVLAMGSMLIKKMPHVKIHAAEQGKLLEF; encoded by the coding sequence ATGATACAATTTAAAGCGCTCGGGGGAGCAATGGAAATCGGGGCTAACAGCTACTATATTAACTTCTTTGGAACAGGCATCATCCTCGACTGCGGTCAGCATCCCCGCAAAGAGGGCTATGATTCCCTCCCTGATTTCAGTCTGATCGAAAATGACCCGGTAGATTATGTCATAATTACCCACGCTCATCAGGATCATCTTAATTCCCTCCCCTTTCTGGTAAAGCTGCATCCATACATTCAGGTTATTGCCACACCCGCGACAAGAGATATTGCGGAACTGACACTTCATAACGCACTCAACATCATGAGGGAAGAGCTTGACCCTATTGAAGCAAAAAAGCTTTTCTCCCATGATGAAATAGAGATGCTCACCGGAAGTATTATCGTACTCCCCTATGATAAACCGCTGGAGATTGCCGGACATAAACATAAGCTGAATGAAGAAATTACCCTTACCTTCCGGGATGCAGGGCATATACTCGGCTCGGCAATGGTTTTCCTGGAATGCGCAGGCAGAAGTATATGCTATACGGGCGATATCAATCCTTTTGACCAGGCAGTAATTAAGGGCGCTTCCTGGAAGGGGTTCCGTGCTGATTTGCTGATTATGGAATCAACCTACGGCCTTACTCCGGATACAGATTATAAGCCATGGCAGAAAGAAAAGGAACGGCTCGGTGCTGAACTGAACAAAGTGTTTAATAAGGGGGGGTCCGTTCTGATGCCGGTTTTCTCCCTCGGCAAACTGCAGGAACTCCTGACCACTATCTGGCAGCTGATGCACAAACGGAAAGTGCCATTTACTGATATATACATTAACGGAATCGGGATGAAGATTAACCGGCTTTATGATCGTCACCGCTATCTGGTGAATATGGTTGACCCGAACTTCCAGGTGACAGCTACCGGTTACAGGAACATAACCACGCTCGACAAAAAAGAGGATCTTTTTAAGGAGCCATGCATTGTTATGGCATCAAGCGGCATGATGAATGAGGGAACGCTCTCTTACACTCTTGCTCCTCTTTTCCTGCAGCAGAAAGACTCCGCCATATTTACCGCGGGATATATGGACCCGGAGTCGCCTGGGCACGCGGTAGCAAACGCGAAAAAAGGGGATCATATATATTACCCTGGTCACACAAAAGCGCTTCCGGTTAAATGCAGCATCAGGCGGTTCAGGTTCAGCGCCCACTCTTCAGCAGAAGGGCTGATAAAGATAGCCGCGGGAATCAATCCTGAACGAATTATCCTGGTACATGGTGATGAAGGGGCTGTTCTGGCGATGGGGAGTATGCTGATAAAAAAAATGCCGCATGTAAAAATTCATGCGGCAGAACAGGGGAAACTTTTAGAGTTCTGA
- a CDS encoding MBL fold metallo-hydrolase produces MKIGKYEIVSVETGRFSLDGGAMFGIIPRPLWEKSNPPDEKNRIAMAARVLLLRSSSRTILIDTGMGVKWEEKSRVIYNYHFEENPLFSGLKQYGAAPEDITDVILTHLHFDHTGGSTLRRGEQLLPAFPNAVYHVRKTNFEWGMNPSDRDRGSYIKENFEPLMKEGVLRLIDQEEYRFDEEISLPEFNGHTFGQQLPLISDGNTTLFFCGDLFPTSSHLPLPYIMGYDLQPLVTLAEKKEILRRAADENWILVYQHDPFFAGSNAVLSGKGFHAAEMLKEL; encoded by the coding sequence ATGAAGATAGGAAAATATGAGATTGTTTCGGTTGAAACCGGAAGATTTTCGCTGGACGGAGGGGCAATGTTTGGCATTATCCCCCGGCCGCTGTGGGAAAAATCCAATCCGCCCGATGAAAAGAACCGTATTGCCATGGCTGCAAGGGTGCTTCTGCTGCGTTCATCATCCAGAACCATTCTGATTGATACCGGCATGGGGGTGAAATGGGAGGAAAAATCCAGAGTAATATATAACTATCATTTTGAAGAGAATCCTCTTTTCAGCGGACTGAAGCAGTATGGGGCAGCACCTGAGGATATAACCGATGTGATTCTTACTCATCTCCATTTTGACCATACGGGAGGTTCAACTCTCAGAAGAGGTGAGCAGCTTCTGCCTGCATTTCCGAACGCAGTATATCATGTGAGAAAAACCAATTTTGAATGGGGGATGAATCCTTCTGACAGGGACCGCGGCAGTTACATAAAAGAAAATTTTGAACCGCTCATGAAGGAAGGTGTTTTAAGACTGATTGATCAGGAAGAGTACCGGTTTGATGAAGAAATTTCACTCCCTGAATTTAACGGACACACTTTCGGACAGCAGCTTCCGCTGATATCGGACGGGAACACAACACTTTTCTTCTGCGGAGATCTTTTTCCTACCTCATCACATCTGCCGCTCCCGTATATCATGGGCTATGACCTTCAGCCGCTTGTGACTCTCGCCGAGAAAAAGGAGATTCTCAGGCGTGCAGCTGATGAAAACTGGATTCTTGTCTATCAGCATGATCCCTTTTTTGCCGGCTCAAATGCCGTACTCTCAGGCAAAGGATTCCATGCCGCAGAGATGCTGAAGGAGCTGTAG